From one Nematostella vectensis chromosome 7, jaNemVect1.1, whole genome shotgun sequence genomic stretch:
- the LOC5508228 gene encoding fibroblast growth factor 1, translated as MELFRIFFFIIGVGIFVVRLSAKPIADESLQSLIRIVSSETSFSRHVRIYSRSSKWYLRVAGSKIDARSKTTDDPNAVMVQESLSINGTIRVRLRSLVENTYICVTKDGKLTLEDNGASQNCQFLEGYRKGFTQFRSMYRNNWYLGFKKSGNIKLPKNTTKSQTASLFLVSPVGTPLPTR; from the exons ATGGAGCTATTCCGCATCTTCTTCTTTATTATTGGCGTGGGAATTTTCGTAGTAAG ATTATCTGCCAAGCCTATAGCAGACGAGAGTTTACAATCATTG ATCCGGATTGTATCTAGTGAAACATCGTTTTCTCGTCATGTTCGCATTTACTCAAGAAGCAGTAAATGGTATTTGAGAGTTGCAGGGTCAAAAATAGACGCCAGATCTAAAACCACCGACGATCCGAATG CTGTGATGGTGCAAGAATCTCTTAGTATTAACGGAACCATTCGCGTACGGTTACGGTCACTGGTGGAGAATACATATATATGCGTCACAAAAGACGGCAAGCTAACCTTAGAG GACAATGGTGCTTCGCAGAACTGTCAGTTTCTGGAAGGATATCGCAAAGGCTTTACACAGTTCAGGTCAATGTACAGAAACAACTGGTATCTCGGTTTTAAGAAGTCCGGTAACATCAAGTTGCCCAAGAACACGACGAAGTCCCAGACAGCCTCCTTGTTTTTAGTCTCCCCAGTAGGAACGCCCTTGCCCACACGGTAA